A region from the Mustela erminea isolate mMusErm1 chromosome 2, mMusErm1.Pri, whole genome shotgun sequence genome encodes:
- the IL2 gene encoding interleukin-2: protein MYKMQLLSCIVLTLALVANSAPTTSSSTKEAQQQLEQLLLDLQLLLNGVNNYESLKLPRMLTFKFYMPKKATELTHLQCLAEELKLLEEVLYLAQSKNFHLTDIKELMSNINVTLLKLKGSETSFKCEYDDETVTITEFLNKWITFCQSIFSTLT, encoded by the exons ATGTACAAAATGCAACTCTTGTCTTGCATCGTACTGACTCTCGCACTCGTCGCAAACAGTGCACCTACTACTTCAAGCTCTACGAAGGAAGCACAGCAACAGCTGGAGCAATTGCTGCTGGACTTACAGTTGCTCTTGAATGGAGTTAAT AATTATGAGAGCCTCAAACTCCCCAGGATGCTCACATTTAAATTCTACATGCCCAAGAAG gCCACAGAATTGACTCATCTTCAATGTCTAGCAGAAGAACTCAAACTTTTGGAGGAAGTGCTATATTTAGCTCAAAGCAAAAACTTTCACTTGACAGACATCAAGGAACTAATGAGCAATATCAATGTAACACTTCTGAAACTAAAG ggATCTGAAACAAGTTTCAAATGTGAATATGATGACGAGACAGTAACCATTACAGAATTTCTGAACAAATGGATTACTTTTTGTCAAAGCATCTTCTCAACACTGACTTGA